CCAGGCGATCCTCATGCGCGGCGGCGTGCACGGCGACCGGACCGTCGTCGTGTACGAGGGCGTAGACGTGGAGCGCATCGCCGCCGCTCCGCCCCTCGACGTCCGCCGCGCGTTCCAGTTGCCGGCCGGATGCCCGGTCGTCGGGAACGTGGGAGCCCTGGTGCCGCACAAGGGACAACACGACCTCGTGGACGCGGCGGCGGTCGTGGTGCGCGACGTGCCGGACGTCCGCGTCCTGATTGTCGGCGAAGGCGAACTGCGCGGCGAGCTCGAGCGGCGGATCCGGCGCCACCACCTGGAAGCGCACGTCATCCTGACCGGATTCCGCGACAACATTCCCTCCCTGCTGCGCGGGCTCGACCTGTTCGTCATGAGCTCGGTGACGGAAGGGCTTGGAACGTCGGTGCTCGATGCGATGTCCGCGGGGCTGCCGGTTGTCGGGACGCGCGCGGGCGGGATTCCCGAGAGCATCGTCGACGAAGAAACCGGCCTGCTCGTACCGGTGCGCGATCCTGCGGCCCTCGCACGGGCGATGACGCGGATGCTGCTCGACGGCGGCGCACGGCGTGCGTTCGGCGAAGCGGGGCAGCGGCGCGCGAGAGAGAAGTTCACCGCCGACCGGATGGTGAACGAAACCGCTGCAGCCTACGCCGCCGCGGCCGGCACCAGCCGTTCAGCGGACAGTCCGCGCTCCCGCGCGGTTCCCTGAAGCCGCAGCGGTCGAGCATGCCGATGTGGCAGAGCGCGAAGTCGTACTTCACCGGGTCGTCAGGATCGAGGCGACGGAGCGACGCCGTAATCTCGCGCGCCATCGGAAGCCCCGGGCTCCGGTAGCGGGTCAGACCCAGGCACTGTCCCACCCGGATGACGTGGACGTCGAGCGGAACGATCAACTGCGCCGGCCGGACACCGCTCCAGGCGCCCACGTCGAGCCGGTCACGCCGCACCATCCACCGGAGATAGAGATTGAAGCGCTTGCACGCGCTCCCCTTCGACGGGCGCGGAAAGAAATAGCCGACGCCGCGCCGGGGCGCGGCGTCGCCGGGGGAAAGCGCGCCGACGCTGTGGCCTCCCGTGCGCGCGCCGTAGACATCGTCGAGGCCGTCGGTCGCCAGCGCGCGCTCCGAGAAGCGATCGATGGCGCCGGCAACGTCCTCCGCGTTCGGGTCATGCCCCTCCAGAAAGCACGATTCGATCGAGCCGTGCGTCTCGATCATCCGCCGGAGGATCCAGAGAAGCGCGACCAGGTCGG
The nucleotide sequence above comes from Acidobacteriota bacterium. Encoded proteins:
- a CDS encoding glycosyltransferase is translated as MVSLHLDTGRTWRGGQQQVLLTVLGLRRLGQRALLAAHPEGELMKRAGAAGVDDVFPVAPRTEMDLGTGWKLAGLLRETQPDVIHAHDAHAVAAAALAMSIARGRASAVREREAATGSIRMRGLTALLASRRVDFPIRRNAFSRWKYQQVDRFICASRAIQAILMRGGVHGDRTVVVYEGVDVERIAAAPPLDVRRAFQLPAGCPVVGNVGALVPHKGQHDLVDAAAVVVRDVPDVRVLIVGEGELRGELERRIRRHHLEAHVILTGFRDNIPSLLRGLDLFVMSSVTEGLGTSVLDAMSAGLPVVGTRAGGIPESIVDEETGLLVPVRDPAALARAMTRMLLDGGARRAFGEAGQRRAREKFTADRMVNETAAAYAAAAGTSRSADSPRSRAVP
- a CDS encoding TIGR02757 family protein, producing MPLQGAQHTVRRLAVAGSRRRRRRGRTGGLLERRRTGRRRHRLARAVTRGRGRSPLRGLPPEARPALDRLYRQFDGRADIADPIHRVRRYHTSRDLEVAGYCAAALAFGRVSSVLRSVDALLGAMGRSPGRFVRRFDPWRDAETVGAITHRWARGTDLVALLWILRRMIETHGSIESCFLEGHDPNAEDVAGAIDRFSERALATDGLDDVYGARTGGHSVGALSPGDAAPRRGVGYFFPRPSKGSACKRFNLYLRWMVRRDRLDVGAWSGVRPAQLIVPLDVHVIRVGQCLGLTRYRSPGLPMAREITASLRRLDPDDPVKYDFALCHIGMLDRCGFREPRGSADCPLNGWCRPRRRRLQRFRSPSGRR